In Streptomyces sp. P3, one DNA window encodes the following:
- a CDS encoding jacalin-like lectin: protein MRRLLACLTAAAAAVGALTAAAPSAAAADSGSFSVLSYNVAGLPAIISSASTPRDTSTTAIGQRIAPYDVVHAQEDFNYHAYLYAADTAHAHRTPTSGGAAIGSGLNTLSKLPYDTDDFERVRWNTCTYGSGDCLTPKGFTFMRERLAEGVYVDFYNLHTNAGTNADDLAARAANLAQLTAFIKTHSAGNAVVVMGDTNTRYTRSGDTIAEFAAENELTDAWVQLIRGGTPPAKGSDALVCDQSGPTVPNTCEVVDKVLYRGSGLLTLNATSYNNEHAKFLTGDGLMLSDHDPVAVGFSWSRNPDFQLSDQFGGPHGDYYNDITRVPAGARATSVALRTGARVDQVSITLAGGTTLTHGGNGGTAASLTLGGDEYLTTAYLCQAQKDGHTRIFYTRFTTNLGRTLAGGTTTSTCVTRTAPSGWQIAGFHGRSGDAVDKIGFVYTRR, encoded by the coding sequence ATGCGCAGACTTCTCGCCTGCCTGACGGCCGCAGCCGCCGCCGTCGGCGCGCTCACCGCGGCCGCGCCCTCGGCGGCGGCGGCCGACTCGGGCTCCTTCAGCGTCCTGTCCTACAACGTCGCGGGCCTGCCGGCGATCATCTCCAGCGCCTCCACGCCCCGCGACACCAGCACCACGGCCATCGGACAGCGCATCGCGCCCTACGACGTCGTCCACGCCCAGGAGGACTTCAACTACCACGCCTACCTCTACGCAGCCGACACCGCGCACGCCCACCGCACCCCGACCAGCGGCGGCGCCGCCATCGGCAGCGGCCTCAACACCCTCTCCAAACTCCCCTACGACACCGACGACTTCGAGCGGGTGCGCTGGAACACCTGCACCTACGGATCGGGCGACTGTCTGACCCCCAAGGGCTTCACGTTCATGCGCGAACGCCTCGCCGAGGGCGTCTACGTCGACTTCTACAACCTGCACACCAACGCCGGCACCAACGCCGACGACCTCGCCGCACGAGCCGCCAACCTCGCCCAGCTGACGGCCTTCATCAAGACCCACTCCGCCGGCAACGCCGTCGTCGTCATGGGCGACACCAACACCCGCTACACCCGATCCGGCGACACCATCGCCGAGTTCGCCGCCGAAAACGAACTCACCGACGCCTGGGTCCAGTTGATCCGCGGCGGCACCCCGCCCGCCAAGGGCAGCGACGCCCTGGTCTGCGACCAGAGCGGCCCCACCGTGCCCAACACCTGCGAGGTCGTCGACAAGGTCCTCTACCGCGGCAGCGGACTGCTCACGCTCAACGCCACGTCCTACAACAACGAGCACGCCAAGTTCCTCACCGGCGACGGACTCATGCTGTCCGACCACGACCCCGTCGCCGTCGGCTTCTCCTGGTCGCGCAACCCGGACTTCCAGCTCAGCGACCAGTTCGGCGGACCGCACGGCGACTACTACAACGACATCACCCGTGTCCCGGCCGGGGCCCGCGCCACGAGCGTCGCCCTGCGGACCGGCGCCCGCGTCGACCAGGTGAGCATCACCCTCGCGGGCGGCACCACCCTCACCCACGGCGGCAACGGCGGCACCGCCGCCTCCCTCACGCTGGGCGGCGACGAGTACCTCACCACCGCCTACCTGTGCCAGGCCCAGAAGGACGGCCACACCCGGATCTTCTACACCAGGTTCACCACCAACCTCGGCCGCACGCTGGCCGGCGGGACCACGACCTCCACGTGCGTCACCCGCACCGCGCCCTCCGGCTGGCAGATAGCCGGGTTCCACGGCCGGTCCGGCGACGCGGTCGACAAGATCGGCTTCGTCTACACCCGGCGTTGA
- a CDS encoding phytoene desaturase yields the protein MTRTVPGPTDHVVVIGAGLSGLAATLHLLGAGRRVTLLERDTLPGGRAGRLERAGYRIDTGPTVLTMPDLADEAFAAVGENLRDRVDLIPLHPAYRALFADGSGLDVHTDPRAMEAEVERFAGGAEAAGYRRLRAWLERLYRAQMRRFIDANFDSPFQLLTPDLARLAALGGFGRLDARIGRHLHDERLRRVFSFQALYAGVTPARALAAYAVIAYMDTVAGVYFPRGGMHALPQAMADAAAKAGADLRFGQDVTRLERSVDRVTAVVTGQDRIACDAVVLTPDLPVSYALLGRTPRRPLGIRHAPSAVVLHAGTDRTWPGLAHHTLSFGARWHRTFDELTREGRLMSDPSLLITRPTATDPALAPPGRHLHYILAPCPNTDIGPGAAAWSDLAPRYRDSVLRELDRRGLDGIADAVEEEVLVTPADWTAQGHAAGTPFSAAHTFAQTGPFRPRNLVRGTDNAVLAGCGTTPGVGVPTVLLSGKLAAARITGRHAPPGPRHGRPPTAVAVAPAMSPGSPVPPVSPLQRGTRP from the coding sequence ATGACCAGAACCGTTCCCGGACCCACGGACCACGTCGTGGTGATCGGCGCCGGGCTCTCCGGCCTGGCGGCGACGCTGCACCTGCTCGGCGCGGGCCGCCGGGTCACCCTGCTCGAACGCGACACGCTGCCCGGAGGCCGCGCCGGACGCCTGGAGCGCGCCGGCTACCGCATCGACACCGGGCCCACCGTGCTGACCATGCCCGACCTCGCCGACGAGGCGTTCGCGGCGGTCGGCGAGAACCTTCGCGACCGCGTCGACCTCATCCCCCTACACCCCGCCTACCGGGCGCTGTTCGCCGACGGCAGCGGCCTCGACGTGCACACCGACCCGCGGGCGATGGAGGCGGAGGTCGAGCGCTTCGCGGGGGGCGCGGAAGCCGCGGGCTACCGACGGCTGCGCGCGTGGCTGGAGCGATTGTACCGGGCTCAGATGCGGCGCTTCATCGACGCCAACTTCGACTCCCCCTTCCAACTGCTGACCCCGGACCTGGCCCGGCTCGCCGCCCTCGGCGGATTCGGACGGCTGGACGCGAGGATCGGCCGTCATCTGCACGACGAACGGCTGCGCCGCGTCTTCTCCTTCCAGGCGCTGTACGCCGGAGTCACCCCGGCTCGGGCCCTGGCCGCGTACGCCGTGATCGCCTACATGGACACCGTCGCCGGGGTGTACTTCCCCCGCGGGGGCATGCACGCCCTTCCGCAGGCCATGGCGGACGCCGCCGCGAAAGCGGGCGCCGATCTGCGGTTCGGCCAGGACGTCACCCGGCTGGAACGCTCCGTCGACCGGGTCACCGCCGTCGTCACCGGCCAGGACCGCATCGCCTGCGACGCCGTGGTCCTGACACCGGACCTGCCGGTCTCCTACGCGCTCCTCGGTCGCACACCGCGCCGCCCGCTGGGGATCCGGCACGCGCCGTCGGCCGTCGTCCTGCACGCCGGAACCGACCGCACCTGGCCCGGACTCGCCCACCACACCCTGTCGTTCGGGGCGCGGTGGCACCGCACCTTCGACGAACTCACCCGCGAGGGGCGCCTGATGAGCGACCCGTCGCTGCTCATCACCCGGCCCACCGCCACCGATCCGGCGCTCGCCCCGCCCGGCCGCCACCTCCACTACATCCTGGCCCCCTGCCCCAACACCGACATCGGGCCGGGCGCCGCCGCCTGGAGCGACCTCGCACCGCGCTACCGCGACAGCGTGCTGCGGGAACTCGACCGACGCGGACTCGACGGCATCGCCGACGCCGTGGAGGAGGAGGTCCTCGTCACCCCGGCCGACTGGACGGCCCAGGGACACGCGGCCGGCACCCCCTTCTCCGCCGCCCACACCTTCGCGCAGACCGGCCCGTTCCGGCCGCGCAACCTCGTCCGCGGCACCGACAACGCCGTGCTCGCGGGCTGCGGCACCACACCCGGGGTCGGCGTCCCCACCGTGCTGCTGTCGGGCAAGCTCGCCGCGGCGCGGATCACCGGCCGGCACGCGCCCCCCGGACCGCGGCACGGGCGCCCCCCGACGGCGGTGGCCGTCGCACCGGCCATGTCTCCCGGATCGCCCGTTCCGCCCGTGTCACCCCTGCAGAGAGGAACGCGCCCGTGA
- a CDS encoding methyltransferase domain-containing protein: MTLLRDEDLAAAFDHASRSYDALVAANPGYHGHLRRSARRLGLPRGGAGLRVLDLGCGTGASTAALAAVLPGADITAVDASAGMLERAAGKPWRSGVTFVRAPVERLAEAGVHGPFDAVFAAYLFRNVSDPDAVLSAVRDVLAPGGRLAVHEYTLSGRTAHRAVWTGVCRGLVLPVATVLGDGGLYRHLWRSVVEFDTADRFAARVRAAGLRDVRVLPLPGWQTGVTHTVVARRPHAAAENAR, from the coding sequence ATGACCCTGCTGCGCGACGAGGACCTGGCCGCCGCGTTCGACCACGCTTCCCGCAGCTACGACGCCCTGGTCGCCGCCAACCCCGGCTACCACGGCCATCTGCGTCGCTCGGCACGCCGTCTCGGTCTGCCCCGCGGCGGCGCAGGCCTGCGGGTACTGGACCTCGGCTGCGGCACGGGCGCCTCGACGGCCGCCCTGGCCGCCGTCCTGCCCGGTGCCGACATCACCGCCGTGGACGCCTCGGCCGGCATGCTGGAGCGCGCCGCCGGCAAACCGTGGCGGAGCGGGGTGACCTTCGTGCGGGCCCCCGTCGAGCGGCTGGCCGAGGCAGGGGTGCACGGCCCCTTCGACGCGGTCTTCGCCGCCTATCTCTTCCGCAACGTCAGCGATCCCGACGCCGTGCTCTCGGCGGTGCGCGACGTGCTCGCGCCAGGGGGCCGACTGGCGGTCCACGAGTACACCCTGAGCGGCCGCACCGCCCACCGCGCGGTGTGGACGGGCGTGTGCCGAGGCCTCGTCCTGCCCGTCGCCACCGTGCTCGGCGACGGCGGCCTCTACCGCCATCTGTGGCGCAGCGTCGTCGAGTTCGACACCGCGGACCGCTTCGCCGCCCGGGTCCGCGCGGCCGGCCTGCGCGACGTGCGGGTGCTGCCCCTGCCGGGCTGGCAGACCGGCGTCACCCACACCGTCGTCGCCCGCCGCCCGCACGCCGCCGCGGAGAACGCCCGATGA
- a CDS encoding DUF5914 domain-containing protein: MSPDRSPRRGRLPLSLRRHPVAWERQRPTWREARPAVIARALKHAQARPSGNWYVVGASRDVRDDRPLARTVAGQEIVVWRDASGRLVAGPGICPHLGAPLRDSPVRCGTLVCHWHGLALRGGPFAGWDPVPAHDDGVLVWVRLDDVGGEPPLEAPVVPVRPALARAVSAVYVGIGTCEPEDVVANRLDPWHGAWFHPYSFVDLTVVEVPGAKARGTGEAPGTATAHDAEGEDGFTVDVSFKLAGRLVVPVRAVFTAPEPRTVVMRITGGEGRGSVVETHATPLGHDDRGRPRTAVVEAVVAASDRPGFGVARTLSPLLRPLVRAAAGRLWRDDLAYARRRWHLRSTGRFPG; encoded by the coding sequence GTGAGCCCTGACCGTTCCCCGCGCCGCGGACGCCTTCCGCTGTCGCTGCGCAGGCACCCGGTCGCCTGGGAGCGACAGCGCCCGACCTGGCGCGAGGCCCGTCCGGCGGTGATCGCCCGGGCGCTCAAGCACGCGCAGGCCCGCCCGTCGGGCAACTGGTACGTCGTGGGCGCGAGCCGGGACGTCCGCGACGACCGGCCCCTGGCCCGCACGGTCGCCGGGCAGGAGATCGTCGTCTGGCGCGACGCCTCGGGCCGGCTCGTCGCCGGGCCGGGAATCTGCCCTCATCTGGGGGCGCCGCTGCGCGACAGCCCCGTGCGGTGCGGCACCCTGGTCTGCCACTGGCACGGACTCGCCCTGCGCGGCGGTCCGTTCGCGGGCTGGGACCCCGTGCCCGCACACGACGACGGCGTGCTGGTGTGGGTGCGTCTGGACGACGTGGGCGGCGAGCCTCCTCTCGAGGCACCGGTGGTGCCGGTCAGGCCCGCCCTGGCGCGCGCGGTGTCGGCCGTCTACGTCGGCATCGGCACGTGCGAGCCGGAGGACGTGGTGGCCAACCGGCTGGACCCGTGGCACGGCGCCTGGTTCCACCCCTACTCCTTCGTCGACCTGACCGTCGTCGAGGTCCCCGGAGCGAAGGCACGCGGTACGGGGGAGGCACCCGGGACCGCGACGGCGCACGACGCGGAGGGGGAGGACGGTTTCACCGTCGACGTCTCCTTCAAGCTCGCCGGCCGGCTGGTGGTGCCCGTCCGTGCGGTGTTCACCGCGCCCGAGCCGCGCACCGTCGTCATGCGCATCACCGGGGGCGAGGGCCGCGGGTCGGTGGTGGAGACCCACGCGACGCCGCTCGGGCACGACGACCGGGGCAGGCCGCGTACGGCGGTGGTGGAGGCGGTCGTGGCGGCGTCGGACCGGCCCGGTTTCGGTGTGGCGCGCACGTTGTCGCCGCTGCTGCGTCCGCTGGTGCGTGCCGCCGCCGGACGTCTGTGGCGTGACGACCTGGCCTACGCGCGACGGCGCTGGCACCTGCGCTCGACGGGGCGTTTCCCCGGCTGA
- a CDS encoding phytoene/squalene synthase family protein, producing MTARELDAARITEPALRAAYAQCRRLNARHGRTYFLATRLLPVERRPAVHALYGFARWADDIVDSLEADVPVHRRAADLAGLQERLRRGLRDGRSTEPVVLALADTARRYAIDHQHFDDFMASMRSDLEVTDYPTYADLRAYMHGSAAVIGLQMLPILGTVVPREEAVPHAAALGVAFQLSNFLRDAGEDLDRGRVYLPADLLSAHGVDRELLHWSRSTGRRDPRIRAALEAFAHLTRGVYREAAPGIAMLDPVSRPCIRTAFVLYGGILDAVAADGYTVLHRRAVVPRRRRAAVAADGLVRLLAARAAARAGRRPVLLSPTPAPAGRMPTASGTAAAAPLHEEAV from the coding sequence GTGACCGCCCGGGAACTCGACGCGGCGCGCATCACCGAACCGGCGCTGCGCGCGGCCTACGCACAATGCCGTCGGCTCAACGCCCGGCACGGCAGGACCTACTTCCTCGCCACCCGGCTGCTGCCCGTGGAGCGCCGTCCCGCCGTCCACGCCCTCTACGGCTTCGCCCGCTGGGCCGACGACATCGTCGACTCCCTGGAGGCGGACGTCCCCGTCCATCGCCGCGCGGCCGACCTCGCCGGCCTCCAGGAGCGCCTGCGCCGCGGGCTCCGGGACGGCCGCAGCACCGAGCCGGTGGTCCTCGCGCTCGCCGACACGGCCCGGCGCTACGCGATCGACCACCAGCACTTCGACGACTTCATGGCGTCCATGCGCAGCGACCTGGAGGTCACCGACTACCCGACCTACGCCGACCTGCGCGCCTACATGCACGGTTCGGCCGCGGTGATCGGGCTGCAGATGCTGCCGATCCTGGGCACCGTGGTCCCCCGCGAGGAAGCGGTCCCGCACGCCGCGGCCCTGGGGGTCGCCTTCCAGCTGAGCAACTTCCTGCGCGACGCGGGCGAGGACCTCGACCGCGGACGCGTCTACCTGCCCGCCGACCTGCTGTCCGCGCACGGCGTGGACCGCGAGCTGCTGCACTGGAGCCGGAGCACCGGCCGCCGCGACCCACGGATCCGCGCGGCCCTCGAAGCCTTCGCGCACCTGACCCGCGGCGTCTACCGCGAGGCCGCGCCGGGAATCGCGATGCTCGACCCGGTGTCCCGTCCCTGTATCCGCACCGCCTTCGTGCTGTACGGCGGCATCCTGGACGCGGTCGCCGCCGACGGGTACACCGTGCTGCACCGCCGTGCCGTGGTCCCGCGGCGACGGCGCGCCGCGGTGGCCGCGGACGGACTGGTGCGCCTGCTGGCCGCCCGCGCCGCGGCCCGCGCGGGCCGCCGGCCGGTGCTGCTCTCCCCCACGCCCGCGCCCGCCGGACGGATGCCCACGGCGTCCGGGACCGCTGCGGCGGCGCCCCTGCACGAGGAGGCCGTGTGA
- a CDS encoding sigma-70 family RNA polymerase sigma factor, whose translation MTARPVTEQSAGSAPLRAPTEGSLADEELAAGFVAGDEACLAAVYHRWGALVHTLALRSLADAREAEDVTQTVFLAAWRGRAGFAPERGALGAWLVGITRRKIADALSARTRRAELVAAAGARLSVGSVDHATQPETVLDRVLVGSELARLPAAQRRVLTLAFYDDLTQPQIAALTGWPLGTVKSHARRGLHRLSRFLQDGGVHDRAE comes from the coding sequence ATGACCGCACGCCCAGTCACCGAGCAGAGCGCCGGCAGTGCCCCGCTGCGGGCTCCGACGGAGGGTTCCCTGGCCGACGAGGAACTCGCAGCGGGCTTCGTCGCCGGTGACGAAGCCTGTCTGGCCGCCGTGTACCACCGGTGGGGCGCGCTGGTGCACACCCTCGCGCTGCGCTCCCTCGCGGACGCCCGGGAGGCGGAGGACGTCACCCAGACGGTGTTCCTGGCTGCCTGGCGGGGACGTGCGGGGTTCGCTCCGGAGCGGGGCGCGCTGGGGGCGTGGCTCGTCGGGATCACTCGCCGCAAGATCGCCGACGCGCTGTCGGCGCGCACGCGACGCGCCGAGCTGGTGGCCGCGGCCGGGGCGCGCCTGTCGGTCGGGTCGGTGGACCACGCCACGCAGCCCGAAACCGTGCTCGACCGGGTCCTGGTCGGCAGCGAGCTCGCCAGACTGCCGGCCGCGCAACGGCGTGTGCTGACCCTCGCCTTCTACGACGACCTGACGCAGCCGCAGATCGCCGCGCTCACCGGCTGGCCGCTGGGCACGGTCAAGAGCCACGCTCGGCGCGGTCTGCACCGGCTCAGCCGGTTCCTCCAGGACGGCGGCGTACACGACCGCGCCGAATGA
- a CDS encoding polyprenyl synthetase family protein: protein MPEKAPDPRTERPPSNRPRPADGRRSPGGRASDPPDPDDGPDANNPAAVDGDVPAAVGRVLDVLLAERVEHAAALDPVFGRDLAERVARCTVEGGKRMRSQFVWWALRACGGGAAEAEAALRVGAALELIQTCAVVHDDVMDGSRLRRGRLALHADVTAQYAGSVPADRARRFGEAAAILAGDLALAWADDTVAAVEAPPDTARALRDLWSAMRTEMVAGQYLDIQGQVTSSVSLARAVRAACLKSALYSVERPLALGAALAGADGAQSTALCSAGRCVGIAFQLRDDLSDVFGDPRRTGKTAGGDIRAGKPTYLVAVAQARAETTGDRRGSAVLRRCLGRADLSESGLAEVRDVLEATGARDLVEAKIDRLVAQGMRHLDSAVLEPQARRRLRRLLHASAGTTPTSTPSRTSASTPTPTPGACGAEDGGPPLSLLLSVGADGVPR from the coding sequence GTGCCCGAGAAGGCACCCGATCCTCGGACCGAGCGCCCGCCGAGCAACCGTCCCCGCCCGGCGGACGGCCGCCGCTCCCCCGGCGGCCGCGCATCGGACCCGCCGGACCCGGACGACGGGCCGGACGCGAACAACCCCGCCGCCGTCGACGGCGATGTGCCCGCGGCCGTGGGACGCGTCCTCGACGTGCTGCTGGCCGAACGGGTGGAGCACGCCGCCGCCCTCGACCCGGTGTTCGGCCGTGACCTCGCCGAACGCGTCGCGCGGTGCACCGTCGAGGGAGGCAAACGGATGCGCTCCCAGTTCGTGTGGTGGGCGCTGCGCGCCTGTGGCGGCGGAGCGGCGGAGGCGGAGGCCGCGCTGCGCGTCGGGGCCGCCCTCGAACTGATCCAGACCTGCGCCGTCGTCCACGACGACGTCATGGACGGCTCCCGGCTGCGCCGCGGACGGCTCGCCCTGCACGCGGACGTCACCGCCCAGTACGCCGGCTCCGTGCCCGCCGACCGCGCCCGGCGCTTCGGCGAAGCCGCGGCGATCCTCGCCGGGGACCTGGCCCTGGCCTGGGCCGACGACACCGTCGCGGCCGTCGAGGCGCCCCCGGACACGGCACGCGCCCTGCGCGATCTGTGGAGCGCCATGCGCACGGAGATGGTGGCCGGGCAGTACCTGGACATCCAGGGCCAGGTGACCTCCTCGGTGTCGCTGGCCCGGGCCGTCCGCGCCGCCTGCCTCAAGAGCGCGCTGTACTCGGTCGAACGTCCGCTGGCCCTCGGAGCCGCCCTGGCGGGGGCCGACGGCGCGCAGAGCACGGCCCTGTGCTCGGCGGGCCGGTGCGTCGGCATCGCGTTCCAGCTGCGCGACGACCTCTCCGACGTCTTCGGCGACCCCCGGCGCACCGGCAAAACCGCCGGCGGCGACATCCGGGCGGGCAAACCCACCTACCTGGTGGCGGTGGCGCAGGCCCGTGCGGAGACGACGGGCGACCGCCGGGGGAGCGCCGTGCTGCGGCGCTGCCTCGGCCGCGCCGACCTGTCCGAGAGCGGTCTCGCCGAGGTCCGCGACGTGCTGGAGGCGACCGGCGCCCGTGACCTCGTCGAGGCGAAGATCGACCGGCTGGTCGCCCAGGGGATGCGCCACCTGGACTCCGCGGTCCTGGAGCCGCAGGCCCGAAGGCGCCTTCGACGGCTGCTGCACGCCTCGGCCGGCACGACCCCCACCTCCACCCCCAGCCGCACCTCCGCCTCCACACCCACACCCACACCCGGAGCGTGCGGAGCGGAGGACGGCGGCCCGCCGCTCTCCCTCCTCCTCTCCGTCGGCGCCGACGGAGTCCCGCGATGA
- a CDS encoding lycopene cyclase family protein, translated as MPHAEVAILGAGAAGLSLAHRLSHPAPRGRRVTALLLDAPPGPLRPPRRTWCYWEAGDGPYDDAVTAEWRRLRVHDPAGRSTEDDIAPLRYKMLRSDDFARHVDHALDHSDDVRRLEAAVETVRGDADGAEILARTHDGRPVTVHARWVFDSRPLARLPAARTTLLQHFRGWFVRTDRPAFDPGTAMLMDFRVPQPPQGLAFGYLLPMDRHRALVEYTRFSSAVLPRHAYDEALRRYTDDVLRLGGFEVTATETGVIPMTDARFARRAAPSVFRIGTAGGATRPSTGYTFSAVQRQTRAVAEALRADRHPLPPPAHSARSRAMDAVMLRALDSGRVDGAAFFARLFAQVPMGRLLRFLDGETRLHEDLCVGIRTPVLPMLRSAAELPWLPRTPRPGP; from the coding sequence GTGCCGCACGCAGAGGTGGCCATCCTGGGCGCGGGAGCAGCCGGACTCTCCCTCGCCCACCGCCTCTCGCACCCCGCCCCGCGAGGCCGCCGGGTGACCGCCCTGCTGCTGGACGCCCCGCCCGGCCCCCTCCGTCCGCCCCGCCGCACCTGGTGCTACTGGGAAGCGGGGGACGGACCCTACGACGACGCCGTGACCGCCGAATGGCGGCGGCTGCGCGTACACGACCCCGCCGGCCGGTCCACCGAGGACGACATCGCCCCGCTCCGCTACAAGATGCTCCGCTCCGACGACTTCGCACGCCATGTCGACCACGCCCTGGACCACAGCGACGACGTCCGACGGCTGGAGGCGGCCGTCGAGACGGTGCGCGGCGACGCCGACGGCGCCGAGATCCTCGCGCGCACGCACGACGGCCGCCCCGTCACCGTGCACGCCCGCTGGGTGTTCGACTCCCGGCCGCTCGCCCGCCTCCCGGCGGCCCGCACCACCCTGCTGCAGCACTTCCGCGGCTGGTTCGTCCGCACCGACCGCCCGGCGTTCGACCCCGGCACGGCGATGCTCATGGACTTCCGGGTGCCGCAGCCCCCGCAGGGACTCGCCTTCGGCTACCTCCTGCCCATGGACCGACACCGGGCCCTCGTGGAGTACACCCGGTTCTCCTCCGCCGTCCTCCCACGGCACGCCTACGACGAGGCGCTGCGCCGCTACACCGACGACGTGCTGCGCCTCGGCGGCTTCGAGGTCACCGCGACCGAGACCGGCGTCATCCCGATGACCGACGCCCGCTTCGCCCGCCGGGCGGCACCGTCGGTGTTCCGCATCGGCACGGCGGGCGGCGCCACCCGGCCGTCCACGGGGTACACGTTCTCCGCCGTCCAGCGTCAGACGCGGGCCGTCGCCGAGGCCCTGCGCGCGGACCGCCACCCGCTGCCCCCGCCCGCCCACTCCGCCCGCTCGCGCGCCATGGACGCGGTGATGCTGCGGGCGCTCGACAGCGGCCGCGTCGACGGCGCCGCGTTCTTCGCCCGGCTCTTCGCCCAGGTGCCGATGGGACGGCTGCTGCGCTTCCTCGACGGCGAGACCCGTCTTCACGAGGACCTCTGCGTCGGCATCCGCACACCCGTCCTGCCGATGCTCCGCAGCGCCGCCGAGCTGCCCTGGCTTCCCCGCACGCCCCGACCCGGACCGTGA
- a CDS encoding FAD-dependent oxidoreductase: protein MTRSPRPAAPRRGRDRRARTLLPAPGVPRLTGDPRPTTAVVGGGIAGLAAATALAERGVRVTLYEREDVLGGRLAGRPTVLADGSDVTMSRGFHAFFRQYYNLRGLLRRTDPGLERLRGLPDYPLRHGNGLHDGFRHVPRTPPWSALGFVALSPTFGLRDLVRMNPVAALPLLDVRVPDVYARLDDVSAHDFLRSIRFPEAAHHLAFEVFSRSFFADPRHLSAAEMVLMFHIYFLGSSEGLLFDVPDEPFPAALWEPLADYLRGHGVELRTGTPVEAVEPTADGGFLVAADAARRRYDATVLALDAAGLRALVAHSPRLADAAWRGRTSRLRTAPPFLVSRLWLDRPVAADRPGFLGTSGYGTLDNVSVLERWEGEAARWASRTTGSVVELHAYALPDRPAHDLEQKRLVEQLHRVYPETRAARVVDERHEWRADCPLFPVGGYADRPTVRTCDPGLVVAGDLVRTELPVALMERAATSGFLAANALLERWGVQGQTLWTVPDRGRGALLRGLARLG from the coding sequence ATGACCCGCTCCCCGCGGCCGGCCGCTCCCCGGCGCGGCCGGGACCGGCGTGCCCGCACGCTGCTCCCCGCGCCGGGCGTGCCCCGCCTCACCGGCGACCCGCGTCCGACGACCGCGGTCGTGGGCGGCGGCATCGCCGGACTGGCCGCCGCGACGGCCCTGGCCGAACGGGGCGTGCGGGTCACGCTCTACGAACGCGAGGACGTCCTGGGAGGACGCCTCGCCGGCCGGCCCACCGTCCTCGCCGACGGCAGCGACGTCACCATGAGCCGAGGATTCCACGCCTTCTTCCGCCAGTACTACAATCTGCGCGGGCTTCTGCGGCGCACCGATCCGGGGCTGGAGCGCCTGCGCGGGCTGCCCGACTACCCCCTGCGGCACGGCAACGGCCTGCACGACGGCTTCCGGCACGTCCCGCGCACCCCGCCCTGGAGCGCTCTCGGATTCGTGGCCCTGAGCCCGACCTTCGGACTGCGCGACCTCGTCCGCATGAACCCGGTCGCCGCGCTGCCCCTCCTGGACGTGCGCGTCCCCGACGTCTACGCGCGGCTCGACGACGTCAGCGCGCACGACTTCCTCCGGTCGATCCGCTTTCCCGAGGCCGCCCACCACCTCGCGTTCGAGGTCTTCTCCCGGAGCTTCTTCGCCGACCCCCGTCACCTCTCGGCGGCGGAGATGGTGCTGATGTTCCACATCTACTTCCTCGGCTCGTCCGAGGGGCTGCTCTTCGACGTGCCGGACGAGCCCTTCCCGGCGGCTCTCTGGGAACCTCTCGCCGACTATCTGCGCGGCCACGGCGTCGAGCTGCGCACCGGCACCCCCGTCGAGGCCGTCGAACCGACCGCGGACGGCGGCTTCCTCGTCGCCGCCGACGCCGCGCGGCGGCGCTACGACGCCACCGTGCTGGCCCTGGACGCGGCGGGCCTGAGAGCGCTCGTCGCGCACTCCCCGCGGCTGGCGGACGCCGCCTGGCGCGGACGGACGAGCAGGCTGCGCACCGCGCCGCCCTTCCTCGTCTCACGCCTGTGGCTGGACCGCCCGGTCGCCGCCGACCGCCCGGGATTCCTCGGGACCAGCGGCTACGGGACCCTCGACAACGTCAGCGTGCTCGAACGCTGGGAGGGCGAGGCCGCCCGCTGGGCCTCGCGCACCACAGGCTCGGTCGTCGAACTGCACGCCTACGCGCTTCCCGACCGCCCGGCCCACGACCTGGAGCAGAAGCGGCTGGTGGAGCAACTGCACCGGGTGTATCCGGAGACGCGGGCGGCGCGAGTGGTGGACGAGCGGCACGAGTGGCGGGCCGACTGCCCCCTCTTCCCGGTGGGCGGCTACGCCGACCGGCCCACCGTGCGCACGTGCGACCCGGGCCTGGTGGTGGCCGGCGACCTCGTGCGCACGGAACTGCCCGTGGCGCTCATGGAACGTGCCGCCACGAGCGGCTTCCTCGCCGCCAACGCGCTGCTGGAACGCTGGGGCGTCCAGGGCCAGACCCTGTGGACGGTGCCGGACCGGGGTCGCGGCGCACTGCTGCGCGGACTCGCCCGACTGGGCTGA